A genome region from Pristis pectinata isolate sPriPec2 chromosome 4, sPriPec2.1.pri, whole genome shotgun sequence includes the following:
- the LOC127570060 gene encoding uncharacterized protein LOC127570060 isoform X2, protein MGTIKDLNSLQLSVSDPVEMENRGTPEAGIVVASCQNQEEKDGKPATQSNCPPLCSNTYPANNLDDMSISHPPDTSANVAECANAEMDKPSKTPGQALDLSQERGQEESSDNFGNSTADINTEVDQNRKETTKLGIDSSDPKIEVPLEGCGQETRRTETDHCSDLQQPSDLSEIPTTNVDSTFQPDRNVTENDQQSEVENKDLETVVCYSQTSMSASTSQDAEVQVAIQVQSRSVATSPMAPLDNCPVFKIPDVSLRGQPVEKPTASPSDMPSVTAPPKKDVEMQVDITVQCKSVATGPMTPLEKTPLPTLPEVGVEAMEEEQPEPVREVQWDEKDSQKLKMEGSSC, encoded by the exons ATGGGGACCATTAAGGATCTCAACAGTTTGCAGCTTTCAGTATCAGATCCAGTTGAGATGGAGAATAGGGGCACGCCGGAGGCTGGCATTGTTGTTGCCTCCTGTCAAAACCAAGAGGAGAAAGATGGGAAACCTGCGACTCAGTCCAACTGCCCTCCTCTTTGTTCCAACACTTACCCGGCCAACAATCTGGACGATATGAGCATCAGCCATCCGCCAGACACCAGCGCTAACGTGGCTGAATGTGCCAACGCAGAAATGGACAAGCCCAGCAAAACCCCAGGGCAAGCGTTGGATTTAAGCCAAGAACGGGGCCAGGAAGAATCCAGTGACAACTTCGGCAACAGCACTGCCGACATTAACACAGAAGTAGATCAAAATAGGAAAGAAACCACAAAGTTAGGTATTGACAGCTCAGACCCCAAAATCGAGGTCCCCTTAGAGGGATGTGGCCAAGAGACCAGGAGAACGGAAACAGACCACTGCAGTGACCTCCAGCAGCCCTCTGATCTGTCAGAGATACCGACAACTAACGTTGACTCGACCTTTCAGCCGGATAGGAACGTGACAGAAAATGACCAGCAAAGCGAGGTAGAGAATAAAGACTTGGAGACGGTTGTATGCTATTCACAGACATCTATGTCTGCATCGACAAGCCAAGACGCTGAGGTGCAGGTAGCAATCCAAGTGCAGAGCAGGTCAGTTGCTACCAGCCCTATGGCTCCTCTAGATAACTGTCCAGTATTTAAAATTCCTGACGTCAGCTTAAGAGGTCAACCAGTTGAAAAGCCAACCGCTTCTCCATCAGATATGCCATCTGTTACTGCACCACCGAAAAAAGATGTTGAAATGCAAGTGGATATAACAGTGCAGTGTAAATCAGTTGCCACTGGCCCAATGACACCATTAGAGAAGACTCCATTGCCCACCCTCCCTGAAGTTGGTGTAGAGGCCATGGAAGAGGAGCAACCAGAGCCAGTGCGTGAGGTCCAGTGGGATGAAAAAG attcccaaaagCTGAAAATGGAAGGAAGTAGCTGCTGA
- the LOC127570060 gene encoding G protein-regulated inducer of neurite outgrowth 3 isoform X1 translates to MGTIKDLNSLQLSVSDPVEMENRGTPEAGIVVASCQNQEEKDGKPATQSNCPPLCSNTYPANNLDDMSISHPPDTSANVAECANAEMDKPSKTPGQALDLSQERGQEESSDNFGNSTADINTEVDQNRKETTKLGIDSSDPKIEVPLEGCGQETRRTETDHCSDLQQPSDLSEIPTTNVDSTFQPDRNVTENDQQSEVENKDLETVVCYSQTSMSASTSQDAEVQVAIQVQSRSVATSPMAPLDNCPVFKIPDVSLRGQPVEKPTASPSDMPSVTAPPKKDVEMQVDITVQCKSVATGPMTPLEKTPLPTLPEVGVEAMEEEQPEPVREVQWDEKGMTWEVYGASMDAEVLGLAIQKHLEKQIEEHGKQNIEVYQNDKSSSLKGSLRKEENKRRQSNVFQAVLHNIRSPQCCIRGSTAAE, encoded by the coding sequence ATGGGGACCATTAAGGATCTCAACAGTTTGCAGCTTTCAGTATCAGATCCAGTTGAGATGGAGAATAGGGGCACGCCGGAGGCTGGCATTGTTGTTGCCTCCTGTCAAAACCAAGAGGAGAAAGATGGGAAACCTGCGACTCAGTCCAACTGCCCTCCTCTTTGTTCCAACACTTACCCGGCCAACAATCTGGACGATATGAGCATCAGCCATCCGCCAGACACCAGCGCTAACGTGGCTGAATGTGCCAACGCAGAAATGGACAAGCCCAGCAAAACCCCAGGGCAAGCGTTGGATTTAAGCCAAGAACGGGGCCAGGAAGAATCCAGTGACAACTTCGGCAACAGCACTGCCGACATTAACACAGAAGTAGATCAAAATAGGAAAGAAACCACAAAGTTAGGTATTGACAGCTCAGACCCCAAAATCGAGGTCCCCTTAGAGGGATGTGGCCAAGAGACCAGGAGAACGGAAACAGACCACTGCAGTGACCTCCAGCAGCCCTCTGATCTGTCAGAGATACCGACAACTAACGTTGACTCGACCTTTCAGCCGGATAGGAACGTGACAGAAAATGACCAGCAAAGCGAGGTAGAGAATAAAGACTTGGAGACGGTTGTATGCTATTCACAGACATCTATGTCTGCATCGACAAGCCAAGACGCTGAGGTGCAGGTAGCAATCCAAGTGCAGAGCAGGTCAGTTGCTACCAGCCCTATGGCTCCTCTAGATAACTGTCCAGTATTTAAAATTCCTGACGTCAGCTTAAGAGGTCAACCAGTTGAAAAGCCAACCGCTTCTCCATCAGATATGCCATCTGTTACTGCACCACCGAAAAAAGATGTTGAAATGCAAGTGGATATAACAGTGCAGTGTAAATCAGTTGCCACTGGCCCAATGACACCATTAGAGAAGACTCCATTGCCCACCCTCCCTGAAGTTGGTGTAGAGGCCATGGAAGAGGAGCAACCAGAGCCAGTGCGTGAGGTCCAGTGGGATGAAAAAGGTATGACGTGGGAAGTCTATGGAGCATCCATGGATGCAGAAGTCCTTGGACTAGCTATCCagaaacatttggaaaaacaaataGAGGAGCATGGCAAGCAAAATATTGAGGTGTACCAAAATGATAAATCTAGTTCATTGAAAGGATCtttgagaaaggaagaaaataagagaAGACAGAGCAATGTTTTTCAGGCAGTTCTACACAACATTAGAAGTCCACAGTGTTGTATTCGTGGGAGCACTGCAGCTGAGTGA